DNA from Arthrobacter sp. FW305-BF8:
TGGGGCAGGCTGCTGCCTGGCGGCGGACTTTCCTGACGGGCACGATTATGAAGTCCGGCAGCCCAACAAAAATGCCGTGATGTAGCGTTCGTGCCGGCCCAGTGAACGGTCAGTGGCCGCCGGCGGCGCCGTCGTGCTCCTAACGGGGCAGTGGTCGTGGCCGTCCCGAGCAGCCCGCTGACATTGTGGCAGCAAATTCTCGCCTACCAGGATGAGGATCAGCACGAGATCCGGACGCCGACGGACACAACCCAGACCCTCGGCAACCAGGTGCTTGCTGCGGACGGCTGGCGCGGCCGGGATCAGCTCCGATGCGCGGATCCGGGCGGCCAGCGAGACCATGACGGCGCGAAGCTGGCGGCGTTGAGTAGGAAAACGGGGTCGGTGCCCACCGGGGCAATGAGCACGCCTGCGATCGCCGGTCCTGTGAGCCTGGCGGTGTTGAAGGATGCGGAGTTAAGGGACCCGCATTGGCGATATGGTCCTGTCCCACGAGTTCGGAGACGAAGAACTGGCGTGCCGGCCCGTTAATGGCGCTGGCCAGCCCAAGACAGAAGGCGGCTTTGTACACCGGCCACAGTTGCGCCGCTCCGGTCACCACCAGGAGCCCGACGGACCAGTCCGCACAGGCCCATTGCCGTCTGCGTCCAAAGCAGGATCACGCGTTTTCGGCGCCGGTCCGCGAGGACCCCTGCGTAGGGGCCAAGCAGAAGCATGGGAAGAAACTGCAGGGCGTGGTGATGGCGACGGTGGTGCCGTGTAAGCGGCAACTTTAACTGACTGGAGACGGAAATTCTGATTGACCGTGCGGCAGTGGTTTTCGCGTCGAGGCGCTGTCGATCAAAGCTGGCACATTCCGGGCGCGAGCCCGAATCTCTAGGTGTCTGCGGTTTGCAGGTCACTCATTGTGTTGTTCCTATGTTGTTTCAAACTTGCCGTCGGTGCTGAATGGTTGAATCCGATACCGGACGCGTTGTCGTAAGAAATCGAGGATGCCCCATGGGCGGCCCGTTCCCTCCGGCTGGTGTGGGTTATGAGTGAGTAGCACCTTGGTCGCGCGCCGCTCGTCCAGGGCTTTGTAGCACTCGGGTGCCTGTTACCGGGATAGGGAGGTCGAACAACTTGCCGGGGTTGAATGTTGCAGTCCCAAGCGAGCTGGAGCGGCTCGGGCAGGAAGCGGCGCACGGGGCGGCCGGGACCGTCCTCGAGGTGTACCCGGGTGAAGAACAAGAGCATTTTTAGCTCGACTTCGTGGCCGACGTCGACGTAGCCGAAGCGCCCGGTTCCTCTACCGGGGGAGTAAATTGAGGCTGACTCCGTCATGGTTCCGGTCATACGTCTCCTTTGAGAAGAAGCGAGCTTGTCAAAAAAATTGTGGCCTCATGCCCACTCAACGCGAGTGGCCGCCCACAACCGCGGACCCGATCGCTAGTTCACTGAAGGCCGAAGCAAAATTAGGCTTCCCTTGTCTTCCCGTCAGAAAATGAACAGACGTCCATGCTAAAAGAGCGCCCTAGGTGTTAGGGCACGGCACTCGTCAAGGCCTCTCATTGAATCAACCAGCTCGACGAGGAGACCGGCTCAATGAGGAGAAGTGGAAACGACGAACTGTCGGCATGGCGGCCTCACCGTTCCTTCCCGTATTTCCCAATCCCACTCGCCTCCCAAGGCACGTCGCCAATCTGGTTGCAGATGAAGGTCCATCCTTTGCTCTTCAATGCAGGGATTCGATTAGCTGCTCAGCTCTGTCGCGTCACCCGGCGAGCCTGCCGTGAGGCGCCGTAAGCGTTGCGATTGATTGATGATCCGGGTGATCATCCGACGCCTCACCGATGGATCTTGGGCAGTCAAACTGCCGGTTGCAGGGAAGCTGCTCGTGCCCGTTATTTTCGCTGAGCGGGCGGATCAGCGAGTTGGATGCTGGCTGCTCCACGATGTGTGCAGTCCAGCCGGTGATGCGGCTGGCCACGAAGATGGGGTGTAAAAGCCGGGGTGCCGAAGCCCATGAGGTGGTAGGTGGGTCCGGAGGGGTAGTCGAGGTTGGGCCTGCCTCGTCCGGGGCCTGCTCGAGGCCGGCGTACAGGCTTAGGAGTTCGGCTCGGCGTTAGTGGGTGATCATCTTGTCCAGGGCTGCCTTCAGGGTGGTAACCCCGGAGTCGCCGTGCTTGTAGACGCGGTGGCCGAAACCCATGACCTTCCTCTTCCGTGCCAGGGCGTCTTCCGCCAAGTCCTGGCTCTGCCGCGGCTTCTTCCAGGGCTCTTCGCTGCGGATGCCGATTTCGTCGAAGATATGCATGACGGTTTCGTTGGCTCCGCAGAGCAGAGGGCCTTCGGGGGCTCCGATGGCAGACGAGTGGAGGTCGGAGAGGGGCGAGGTGACCATCCGGCCGGTGAAAGTTGAGGCGTTAGGGGAGTGCTCGGCGTAGAGGATCATCGAAACGTTGAAGGCATCCACCACTTCGTCCACGGGGTCTTCGTCCAAGGCCATCCATAGGAGGTTGGCCGAGTAGCCGAGGTCCGGGGGTCCCACGACGCCCAGGCCGCGCCGGGGGCGCTGGTCGTAGGCCACGACGGCCGACATAGCCGACCACAGGGCCGATTGCTTTCTTCAGGTTGGCGTCGGGCGAGGAATCCTCTGCCAATTCGTGCCGGGCTCCCAGCACCGAGGCCGCCGTGCGGCAGACGTCCATCGGATGGGCGTCCACGGGCAGGGCGCCGATGATGGCCTTGAGTGCAGGGTCGAGCAGCCGGCCTGCCCTTTCGCGGGCGATGAACTCGGCAAGTTGGTCCTGCGTCGGCAGTTCGCCGTTCCAGAGCAGGTAGGGACCTCCTCGAAGCTACATTTGGCAGCCAGCTCCTGGGACCGGAAACCCACCGTATAGCAGTGAACTTGTTTCTGCGTTGACCGTTGAACCGCCAGTGTAGTCCGCTACGGCGCCTGCGAGGCCTTTTTGTTCTGTGTCAGCCACGCCGAATTCCTTCGTTGCAGCTGGTATTAGTGCATATCGGAGATCTGAAAGTTGAAGATGCCGGAATCGAACTTGTTGTAGGCCTCGTAGTCAACGAGGTCATAGAGGCGGGCCCGGGTGAGCATTTCAGGCACACGTACCTGCTGGGTTCCCAGGCTCTTGAGCGTGTCCAAAACGCGCTCAGCGGCCCCCATGGCACTACGGAGTAGGGTGACGGGATAAATCACCATGTTCACGCCGACTGCCTGGAGTTGTTCTACAGTGAAGAGGTCGCTCTTGCCGAACTCGGTCATGTTGGCCAGGATCGGTACGTCCACGGCGTCCCGAATGGCACGGAACTCGTGCAGGTCACGCAGGGCCTCAGGGAAGATCGCGTCGGCTCCGGCATCGACCAGTGCCCTCGCGCGGTCTTTTACGGCTTGGAGTCCGTCCACTGCGCGGATGTCGGTGCGCGCCATGATGAGGAAGTTCGGGTCGCGCCGTGCATCCGCTGCGGCGCGGATCCGTTTGGTGGCGGTGTCCAGGTCCACGACGTTCTTGCCGTCGAGGTGGCCGCAGCGCTTGGGGTTGAACTGGTCCTCGATGTGGCAGCCGGCGAGCCCGGCGTTTTCCAGTTCCTGTACGCTGCGGGCCACGTTCATGGGTTCGCCGAAGCCGGTGTCGGCGTCGACGATGCAGGGCAGGTCGGTCATGCGGGCGATCTGCCCTGCCCGGGTGGCCACCTCGGTGAGCGTGGTCAGGCCGATGTCCGGCAGGCCAAGGTCGTTGGCCAGGACGGCGCCGGAGATGTACACCCCGGCGAAGCCCTTCTCCTCGATCAGCCGGGCGGAGAGCGGGTTGAACGCTCCGGGGAACTGCTGGATGGTTCCGGAGGCGAGGATTTTCCGCAGGTAAATGCGCTTCTGTTCGGCGGTGATTTTTGAGTACAGCATTTAGAACAGCCCCTTCGGTGCTGCCGAGAGGTCGATGACGCCGGGGGCGGCGGTGATATTGAGCTGGTCCAGCTCGCCTGCCGCGAGTTCCGGGAGGCGTTCGACGGCGGCAAGGAACCTTTCGATTTCATCGTCCGTCACCAGCCCGGCAGCCAGCGTGCGGAACTTGTTGACGTACTGCTCGCGGGTGAACGGGCGGGCGCCGAGGGGGTGGGCGTCGGCCACGGCGATCTCGTCGCGGATGACGGTGCCGTCGGTGAGGGTGATTTCCACGGAGCCGCCGAAGGCCTTCTCGGAGATGTCCAGCGAGTGGTACCGGCGGGTCCACTCCGGGTCCTCCACCGTGGACACCTTCTGCCACAGCTCCACCGTGTCCGGCTGGGTGGCACGTTCGGGGGAGTAGGAATCGACGTGGTGCCAGGCCCCGTCCTGCAAGGCGACGGTGAAGATGTACGGGATGGAGTGGTCCAGGGTCTCACGGGATGCTGTGGGGCTGTACTTCTGGGGATCGTTGGCGCCGGAGCCGATCACGTAGTGGGTATGGTGACTCGTCTTGATCAGGACAGACTTCACGTTCGCCGGATCGGTGGCCTCGGGGTGCTCCCTGTTCAGCTTGCGGGCGAGGTCGATCCACGCCTGCGCCTGGTACTCCGCCGAGTGTTCCTTGGTGTAGGTGTCCATGATGGCGCGCTTGGCCTCACCGGGCGTGGGCAGCGGGACCTCGTAGGAGGCGTCCGGGCCATCGAGCAGCCAAGCGATGACGCCGTCCTCACCTTCGTAAATCGGCACCGGGGAGGTCTGTCCGCGCGTGGACCTGTCCACCGCCTCCACGGCCATTTTCCCGGCGAAGGCCGGTGCGTGCGCCTTCCACGTGGAGATCTCGCCCTTGCGCGACTGCCGGGTGGCCGTCGTGGTGTGCAGGGCCTGGCCCACAGACTGGAAGATCGTTTCCACGTCCAGCCCCAGCAGCGTGCCGATGCCGGCCGCCGCGGCGGGACCCAGGTGGGCCACGTGGTCGATCTTGTGCTTGTGCAGGCAGATCGCCTTCACCAGATTCACCTGGATCTCATAACCTGTGGCGATGCCCCGGATCAGATCCCTGCCGCTGGAGCCCACATGCTGGGCAACAGCGAGGATCGGCGGAATGTTGTCCCCCGGGTGCGAGTAGTCCGCGGCCAGGAAGGTGTCGTGATAATCCAGCTCACGCACCGCCACACCGTTGGCCCACGCCGCCCACTCCGGGGAGACCCGCTCCCCGATGCCGAAGACCTTGGACCCTTTACCGCCGCTGGACGGGCCATGAGTGAGGGCCTGTGCGCGGGCCGCGACGATCGGGGCGCGGTTCAGCGAGGCGATGGCCACGGAGGCGTTGTCAATGATCCGGTTGATCACCATGTCCGTGACGTCGTCGGTGACCTCGACCGGGTCCGCTGCCACAACGGCGATCTTGTGGGCGAGCTGGTCCTCGCGGGCGAGGTTTTCCTCGCTCTTGTATACGCGGACGTGGTGTTCCTTAACCATGGGGCTCCTTCTTAATGTGGCGTGTGGGTGGCTTTGAGGTGGGAAAGAGTGAGGTGCAGGTGGACGGTGGTGGCCGCCTCGGCAAGCCTTGAATTGCCTTCGGCGATTGCGGCATGTTCTGCTGCGGCCGCCGTGAGCCGGGCCTGGTGGTCGTCGGCCAGCCTGCGGACCCGGACTAGATGGACGCGCAGGCTCCTCATGGCCTACGCCACGTAGGAGTCGGAGATGGCCGCGTCGATGCCTCATCTAAGCGTCTGACCAGCGCGTAGTAGTCGTGCCGGGCAGTGTCGTCGTCGAGCAGTTCGGGGCGCCGCCAACAGCTTTGCATGGAGGTCGGCGAAGAAGCCACGTTCACCTCGCTCGGCGGCCAGTGCGGCAGCCTTTACTTCCAGCGGTTCACGCAGCTCAAACAGCTCCTCGACACTGTCCAGCGAGATGTCGGTGACGAAGACGCCCAGGCCGCCTGCCGCCGTCGTCAGCCCTTCCGCCGTCAGCGGCTCAGGGGCTCCTGAACCGGCGTGCGGGACACGCCGAGGCGTTCGGATGGTTCGACTTCAGCAGGGACAGTTCCCGGGCGCAGGCGCCACTCATCAGCTTCTATAGTTGCGTGGAGCGTCGTTGAAGATCATGGTCTTTGTTTCAAGAAACGGCAGCAGGCCTTCGACCCCACCCTCGCGGCCGATGCCGGACTGCTTAAAGCCACCGAATGCGATACCAAAATCTGTTCGGAATGCATTGTGGCCCACTGTGCCCGAGCGAAGCTGGCCTGCGACCTCTCGTGCACGGTCCACATCGGGCGTGAACACGGAGGCGTTGAGACCATAGATGGTGTCATTTGCGATGTCGATGGCTGTGCGGTCATCCGGGGCAGGGATGACGCTCACGACGGGTCCGAAGATCTCCTCCTGCGCGATCCTCATGGAATTGTCCACACCGGCGAAGACGGTTGGCTCCACGTACCAGCCTGCGTTCAGGTAGCTCGGCCGTCCCCCACCCGTCGCGACCGTGGCACCCTCCTGCCGCCCAGCCGATATGTAGGACTCGACCCTGTCGCGTTGGTGCTCGGCCGCGAGCGGGCCCATTTCAGTGGTGGGGTCAAATGGATCACCCACACGGATCTTCGAGTAGGCGTCGGCCAACGCCTCGACCAGAGCGTCGTGGCGCCCTCGGCTGACGATCACCCGGGTCAATGACGAACACACCTGTCCGGTGTTGAAGCATCCTCCGGCGGCGAGGGTGGCCGCCGTAGCCTCGACGTCTGCGTCGTCGAGCACGACCGCCGCTGACTTGCCGCCGAGTTCCAGGGTGACTCGGGCCACCCGCTCGCCAGCGAGCGAGGCGATGCGACGTCCCGCCGCAGTGGACCCCGTGAATGTGATCTTGTCGACCCGTGGGTCCCGCACAAGAAGCTCGGAGACCTCACGGTCGGCCGGGACAATGTTAACCACGCCCGCGGGCAGCCCGATCTCCAGAAGGATCTGCCCGAAAATGTGGGCCTCACCGGGAGCCTCGGGAGAGGGCTTCAAGATGACGGTGCAGCCAGCCAAGAGCGCTGGAGCGACCTTGTATGTGATCTGTGCCAGCGGTCCATTCCAAGCCGTGATGGCGCCGACCACACCGACCGGCTCCCGGACCAGCAGTCCAAAGTTCCCCCCGGCCGTCGGAGTCGCCGGCCTCTCGAAGTCGAATGTGTCGGCGAGCCCGGCGTAATAGTCGAAGGTGTCGGCGTAGGCCGGCGTCAGCGCCGAAGCCTCGGCGTACAGCACTCCGGACTCACGCGGCCACATTTGGCTGAAGTCGTCTGCCCTCGCCCTGATACCGTTCGCGATGGCCCTAAGGTATTCCGCCCGCTGCGCATGGCTGAGGCGTGGCCAGGGCCCCTTGTCGAAGGCCTCACGGGCAGCCGAAATCGCACGTGACATATCGCCTGCATTCGCGACGGCAACCCGCATCAGTTCCTGTTCGGTTCCGGAGTCAATAACCGGAAACCGCTCACGGGAAGAAGGGGTGACCCATTGGCCTCCAATGAGAAACTTGTCAACCGAGGTCAACCGCTGGATGGTAGAGGGGATCGAACTGGCGACGTTCATGCGCGTCATCCTTCCGAAGATCTGATAGCGCTGGTGGACCTTGCTGCCGGTCTAGCGCAGAACGAGTGTGTGGAGTGCGTGGGAGGCTCGCGGCCGAACATTCTCGAGTCGTCGCGGCAGCCGGAGACGGGTGGCGTTCATCCCAAAGCGTCCTCGGCGGTCGGTGGTGGGTTCGAAACCAGAGCTGAGCCAAGCTTGTCAAAGCTCGCCATTGTCCGGGACATCCGGGTCCTCCGTTTTTATTTACGCACGGTGAGACGATATGTCGAAGGAATTCGTTGTGTCAAGATTCACATGGGCCTGCGATGCCACGCCTTAGCTCATTTCTGCCGTTAACCTCGCGCGCCCGACCCCCTCGGCGGAGCCCGGCGGGACCGTAACTCCGATCAGGCCGCAGGGCCTAACGAACTCTTTGCGCGAAATGGGGAAGTGCCTGTCGCGCCGAAACGGGCCTGCGCCAGCAAGCGTTCTCGGAAGCCTTTCCCAGTGGGCGTCAGCTGCTGACACACCAGGAGAAAAGCACGCTTCGTTCCTTCCTTCTTTCCTTGGGTGTCACCTTCCGCGCGTTGTTAATGTTCGTGGGAGAAGGCCCTGGAGGGCCGGACGTGCAGGATGAATGTGAGTCTTGACACAACAAGCTCCTTCGACATATCGTATGACCGTGCGTAAATAAAAACGTTCGAGTCGGATGTCCTGACTAAGAGTGAGCCTAGCAAGGGTGCTTTTCGAAGCGGCAGGGGCCCGAGCCTACGGCGCGAGTGACAGTCCCGGAGTGAAACCCGCTGGGCTGGGGCGGGCAGGGGATGAACCCTGTACGACCCGCCAGTCAGTTCAAGAATTAAAGTGCGGCCTTTAGTTAGGCCGTGCTGTCAGGTAAAGGGCGGCGTTTCGCACGCGTGCTTTAAGACAGCAACGTCTAGGTGAGCAAAGAAGCTCAAGAATGACAGAGGTGGAATCAGATGAATCGACTGAAGACGCTGCGGCGGATAGCTCTGCTGGCCAGTGGAGCGGTCTTATCCGTCACAGCCATTACTGGCTGCGGGAACAACGCCAGCGGCACGAATGACGGTGAGAAGGTCGTGGGGTACTCCCAGGTCTCACTTAGCGAACCCTTCCAGGTGACGCTGAGCAATCTCTTCCTTCAGAACGCAAAGGACATTGGGCTAAAGACCGTAGAGAACAACGCGAACCAGGACTCCCAAAAACAGTTCTCCGGCATCCAATCCATGATCCAAGCAGGAGCGAAGGGGCTGGTGATCAACGCCGTCGATGCGAAGTCAGTTGTTCCTGCAATCGGCTACGCGAACGGTCGGAACATCCCGGTCGTGGCAATCGACAGTGCTCCAGCCG
Protein-coding regions in this window:
- a CDS encoding aldehyde dehydrogenase, which translates into the protein MNVASSIPSTIQRLTSVDKFLIGGQWVTPSSRERFPVIDSGTEQELMRVAVANAGDMSRAISAAREAFDKGPWPRLSHAQRAEYLRAIANGIRARADDFSQMWPRESGVLYAEASALTPAYADTFDYYAGLADTFDFERPATPTAGGNFGLLVREPVGVVGAITAWNGPLAQITYKVAPALLAGCTVILKPSPEAPGEAHIFGQILLEIGLPAGVVNIVPADREVSELLVRDPRVDKITFTGSTAAGRRIASLAGERVARVTLELGGKSAAVVLDDADVEATAATLAAGGCFNTGQVCSSLTRVIVSRGRHDALVEALADAYSKIRVGDPFDPTTEMGPLAAEHQRDRVESYISAGRQEGATVATGGGRPSYLNAGWYVEPTVFAGVDNSMRIAQEEIFGPVVSVIPAPDDRTAIDIANDTIYGLNASVFTPDVDRAREVAGQLRSGTVGHNAFRTDFGIAFGGFKQSGIGREGGVEGLLPFLETKTMIFNDAPRNYRS
- the prpB gene encoding methylisocitrate lyase, which codes for MLYSKITAEQKRIYLRKILASGTIQQFPGAFNPLSARLIEEKGFAGVYISGAVLANDLGLPDIGLTTLTEVATRAGQIARMTDLPCIVDADTGFGEPMNVARSVQELENAGLAGCHIEDQFNPKRCGHLDGKNVVDLDTATKRIRAAADARRDPNFLIMARTDIRAVDGLQAVKDRARALVDAGADAIFPEALRDLHEFRAIRDAVDVPILANMTEFGKSDLFTVEQLQAVGVNMVIYPVTLLRSAMGAAERVLDTLKSLGTQQVRVPEMLTRARLYDLVDYEAYNKFDSGIFNFQISDMH
- a CDS encoding MmgE/PrpD family protein; translated protein: MVKEHHVRVYKSEENLAREDQLAHKIAVVAADPVEVTDDVTDMVINRIIDNASVAIASLNRAPIVAARAQALTHGPSSGGKGSKVFGIGERVSPEWAAWANGVAVRELDYHDTFLAADYSHPGDNIPPILAVAQHVGSSGRDLIRGIATGYEIQVNLVKAICLHKHKIDHVAHLGPAAAAGIGTLLGLDVETIFQSVGQALHTTTATRQSRKGEISTWKAHAPAFAGKMAVEAVDRSTRGQTSPVPIYEGEDGVIAWLLDGPDASYEVPLPTPGEAKRAIMDTYTKEHSAEYQAQAWIDLARKLNREHPEATDPANVKSVLIKTSHHTHYVIGSGANDPQKYSPTASRETLDHSIPYIFTVALQDGAWHHVDSYSPERATQPDTVELWQKVSTVEDPEWTRRYHSLDISEKAFGGSVEITLTDGTVIRDEIAVADAHPLGARPFTREQYVNKFRTLAAGLVTDDEIERFLAAVERLPELAAGELDQLNITAAPGVIDLSAAPKGLF